A region of the Hemitrygon akajei chromosome 11, sHemAka1.3, whole genome shotgun sequence genome:
TTTTCTCGAAGCAGATATAATGGAGGGTCTGGTTTAAAGTCGCAGTACTCTTTTTCATCATCATCTCGCTTAGCATCCTCCAAGTTCtcattgttattgttgttgtcaAAAGGATTTGATATTCGACTTGCAAAGACCTGCTTTTCAACCAACACAATTGCATCCATTCGTCTCTTGCGGATCCGCCTTCGTTTAAATCTGAATGGAACCTTTGGAGGAACTCCGTTATTTGCCTTGTCctgatttattgtgttttttagaGTCCGACGAATGCAGATCCGAGTTAATTCTTGGAGGCTTCCAACACTAACTGAAGCTGTGGAATCACAAATGTTTTTAACAATTCACATTTTTTTATACAAACACCTACTGGTATACATTAAAATTCAATTAGCTATTAAAACAAATAACTTTTGGAGAACAATAGATCATAGAGTGAGAAGGTGTTTGCTTCACTTAGAATTGTACTTTTACTTAACGCTATGAAGTCTGCATAAAAGCAGAACCAAAATGTTTTCTTGTTACCAAAAATATGGTTTTCTGCTTGATGTGCAGAAGAACTTAAAAACATATCCAAACTAAGTAACAAATCTAATATATTCCAAATTAGGACTGATTTTATTAAAAGTAAATAAAGCATTTCCCATTTCATTGACCAGTGTAAATAAAGAACAAGTAGTTGTCTATAGTAGTTGAAATAAAATGCATTAGTATTTTAAAATAGATGTTTAGATcactattttaaaaaaatgttaaagGAACTAATAGAACTGGCAAGATAATTAAACCAAACGTGACCATCAGCACATTATCCGGCCTCTTCAGAAATAATATATCTACAACATTTGACTGAAAAATCTTTTAAGTACTGCATAGCTAAAGGATCTCCAAAAAGCAGAGGAGCCAAAAGAAACACCACTTTAAAAAAATGTATGTTATTCAGGTTTCTCAATGCAActgcctcaaaaaaaaaatctgcttccAGAGATTGGCAAGTAAACCTTTTTGGGATACATTCCCAGAATGATCACAGCATGGAAGATCATCATTTCAGGTTCTCTCCCCATTGCCCTGCAAATTCTTTCCTTTCAGATACTAATACGGCTTATTTTGAATGCTGGATCTACTGCCACTAATACCCACAGTACACTCCAAGTCTTAGCTGTTtgctatgtaaaaaaaaaatcctcatgtCATTTTTGGATCTGTTGCTATCACCTTCACTCTATCCCAATTCTCTATTCTGCCATCAATGGGAGAAAAAAATCTCTATTCCCGTCACTGGTTCACAATGTCCTACATTATGCAACACTGCTTTCAAAACATTTGCCACTTTAACAAATCTGACAAAGGTTCATCAACCTGAAACAATAACTATTTCACTCTGCAAATACTGCAGACTGctgaatacttccagcatttgcagttttctaTGTTTAAACTCAGTTTCTCCATTTAACTGTCACTGATGTTCATGTTACAATGCTTTTAAAATTATCCACATGTTTGAATCATTTTCATATCATCTCTAACCCCTCCCATATCCACCATTTGTCTTctattctctctccctcccctctagaTGTCCTCCCACCATT
Encoded here:
- the LOC140736088 gene encoding protein-L-isoaspartate O-methyltransferase domain-containing protein 2-like isoform X2, which translates into the protein MKNLIKVGGILVMPLEEKLTKIMRTGMNTWETEKILAVSFAPLIQPCSSDGGKVRTVQLPSVSVGSLQELTRICIRRTLKNTINQDKANNGVPPKVPFRFKRRRIRKRRMDAIVLVEKQVFASRISNPFDNNNNNENLEDAKRDDDEKEYCDFKPDPPLYLLREKILSLPLPEPLKLYLLYYRDK